In Beutenbergia cavernae DSM 12333, the DNA window GCTCAACGAGGCGCAGGACTACCCGGCCGAGCTGAGCGCCGTGTACGAGTCGCGGCGCAACGCTCTCGTCGACGGCCTGGCGCGCATCGGGTGGGACATCCACCGCCCCCGCGGCACGATGTTCGCCTGGGCGCGCATCCCCGAGCCCTACCGCGACCTGGGCTCGATCGACTTCGCGCGGCTGCTCGTCAACGAGTGCGACGTCGCCGTCTCGCCCGGGGTCGGCTTCGGCCCCGGCGGCGACGGGCACGTCCGGTTCGCGCTCATCGAGAACGAGCAGCGGATCGGTCAGGCGGTGCGGCAGCTGCGGCGGGGACTCACGCGCCTCGATGCCTGAGCGCCGTCGACGTGCCCTAACCTCGCCATGACGGGGGCCGACCACGGCACGAACAGGCGGATGCGATGACTGAGAGGCGACCCTCGGCGGAGGCCGGGGCGCTGTACTACTGGGACTACCTGGGCCTCGACGCCCTGCTGAGCGCCCAGCAGCCCCGGAGCGACCTCGACGGCGAGCCGGCGCACGACGAGCTGCTCTTCATCGTCGTGCACCAGGCGTACGAGCTGTGGTTCAAGCAGATCCTCCACGAGCTCGACGAGGTGGTCGCCATCTTCAGCGCCGACGTCGTGCCGGCGAAGGAGATGGGCCGGGTGGTCGATCGCCTCCGCCGGGTCGTCGCGATCCAGCGGCTCCTGCTCGAGCAGCTCACCGTGCTGGAGACGATGACACCGCTGGACTTCCTGGACTTCCGCGACGCCCTCGTGCCGGCCTCCGGCTTCCAGAGCGTGCAGTTCCGGCTCATCGAGAACCGGCTCGGGCTGGACGCGGCACGCCGGCTGCAGATCCACGGCGCGCCCTACACGGCGGTGCTCTCTGCGGAGCACGCGGCACTGCTCGCGGACTCCGAGGCTGCGCCGTCCCTGCGCACGTGCGTGGATCGCTGGCTCTCCCGCACCCCGTACCTGCGGTTCGGGACGTTCGACTTCTGGTCCTCCTACGCCGGGTCGGTCGAGGCGATGCTGGACGGCGAGCGTGCCACGGTCCGGCAGCTGGCGAGCCTCACCGACGCGGGCCGCGCCGAGCAGCTCGAGGCGCTGGACCGGACCGCCGACGAGTTCGCCACGCTGTTCGACGCCGAGCGGTACGAGGAGCTGCGGAGCCGGGGGCAGCGGCACCTGTCGCAGGACGCCTTCCTCGCGGCGCTGCTCCTCAGCCTGTACCGGGACGAGCCGCTGTTCCAGCTGCCGTTCCGCCTGCTCACCGCCCTGGTCGAGATCGACGAGGGCTTCACGACGTGGCGGCAGCGGCACGCCCTCATGGTGCACCGGATGATCGGGGGTCGGACCGGCACCGGCGGGACGTCGGGGCACGCGTACCTGGCGGCGGCCGCGCGGCGGCACCGCGTCTTCGGTGACCTGTTCGACCTGCCGACGTTCCTCCTGCCCCGCTCCGCGCTGCCCGCGCTGCCCGACGCCGTCGCGCACCAGCTGCGATTCGCGAGCGAGGCGGGATGACGGGCGGCGCGGCGGCGCTCAAGGCCCACTTCGGGCGCGCCCTCGCGTCCGACGATCGGCTGCACGTCGCGGCGCACAGCCACCATCCGTGGCCCGACGTCACCCGCGACGCGCACCTGGCGGCCTGGGACCTGGCGGCCGCGCAGCTGGACGACAAGTGGGACACGATCCTGCGCACCGTGGTCCCGGAGGCGCAGGGGCACGTGGCGCGCAGGCTGGGCCTGCGCGACCCCGCCACCGTGGCGTTCGCCCCGAACACCCACGAGCTGCTCGTCCGCATCACCTCGGCCCTTCCGCGCCCGTTCCGCGTGCTCACGACGGACGCGGAGTTCCACAGCGCCGCGCGACAGCTCGCGCGGTGGGAGGAGGCCGGCGTCGCGCACGTGGACCGCGTCCCGGCCGAGTCCTTCGCGACGTTCCCGGAGCGGTTCGTCGCCGCCATGCGCCCGGAGCACGGCCTGGTGCTCGTCAGCCACGTGTTCTTCGACTCCGGGTACGTGGTGCCCGACCTCGCCCAGCTCGTGGACGCGGTGCCGAGCCCGGACGCGCTCGTCGTCGTCGACGGGTACCACGCGTTCATGGCCGTGCCCACCGACCTCGGCGCGATCGCCTCCCGCGCCTTCTACCTCGCCGGCGGGTACAAGTACGCGATGGCCGGCGAGGGGGCGTGCTTCGCCCACGCGCCCGCCGGGTACGCGACCCGGCCGGTGGACACCGGGTGGTTCGCGGCGTTCGGCGCCCTGGCCGACGCCGGGGACGGGCGGGTCGGGTACCCGGCCGACGCCGGTCGGCTCGCCGGCTCGACCACCGACCCGTCCGGGCTGTTCCGGTTCAACGCGGTGCAGCGCTGGCTGGACGGGCTCGGCGTCGACGTGCCGGCGATCCATGCCCACGTCGGCGCGCTCCAGACGAGGCTCCTCGCGGCGCTCGACGCCGAGCCGCTCGCCGCCCTGCCGGTCACGAGCCTCGTCCCGGGGCGCCAGGTGCCCGATCGCGGCCACTTCCTCACGTTCCGCACCGACCGCGCGCCCGAGGTGGAGGCGGCGCTGGCGGCGCGCGGCGTCGTCGCCGACCGGCGCGGGGAACGGCTGCGCCTCGGGTTCGGCGTGTATCACGACGACGACGACGTCGACCGGCTCGCCGCCGAGCTCGCCATCGTCGCGCGGCACGCGTAGGCAGCGCCGGGAACAACCGCGGTCGGCCGGGCGTTGGTGCTTCCTGCCGCCCGCCGTACAACGTACGAAATGAGGTTCCGTGCGCCCCGAGCACACCACGACCACCCGCGCCGTCGCCGAGGAGCAGTCGTTCCTGGACCGCGCCGCCGACCGCCACCGGCAGCTGCTGATCCGCCTCGACGGCGAGCTGACCCACGCCTCGTCGCGTGATGCGACGGAGCGAGCTCGCCACGCCGTGCTGCGCAGGCGCCGGGCCGAGCTCGCCGGCGGCGAGCGCGGACTCGTGTTCGGCCGGCTCGACGGGCTCGACGGGACCTCGCGCCGCATCGGCCGGGTCGGGCTGCCGGGCGTGGACGACGACGAGCCGCTCGTCGTCGACTGGCGCGCCCCCGCGGCGCACGCGTTCTACACCGCCACTCCGCTCGACCCGCAGGGACTCACCCGCCGCCGGCACATCCGCACCGAGGGTGCTCGCGTGGTCGCGGTCGACGACGAGGAGCTCGCCGGTGCGGCAGGCGCCGACGGCGGCGACCTCGTGGGCGAGGGTGCGCTGCTCGCCGCGCTCGACGAGCGGCGCACGGGACGGATGGGGACCGCCGTCGCCACCCTCCAGCGGGAGCAGGACGCGATCGTGCGGGCGGGCGCGGAGGGCCCGCTCGTCGTCCAGGGAGGACCCGGCACCGGCAAGACGGTGGTCGCGCTGCACCGGGTCGCCTACCTGCTGTTCACGCAGCCCCAGCTCGCCGAGCGCGGTGTCCTCGTGCTCGGGCCGTCCCGGCGGTTCCTCGACTACATCGGGCAGGTGCTTCCGGCGCTCGGGGAGACCGCCGTCGTGTCCGCGACCTGCGAGACCCTG includes these proteins:
- a CDS encoding tryptophan 2,3-dioxygenase family protein; amino-acid sequence: MTERRPSAEAGALYYWDYLGLDALLSAQQPRSDLDGEPAHDELLFIVVHQAYELWFKQILHELDEVVAIFSADVVPAKEMGRVVDRLRRVVAIQRLLLEQLTVLETMTPLDFLDFRDALVPASGFQSVQFRLIENRLGLDAARRLQIHGAPYTAVLSAEHAALLADSEAAPSLRTCVDRWLSRTPYLRFGTFDFWSSYAGSVEAMLDGERATVRQLASLTDAGRAEQLEALDRTADEFATLFDAERYEELRSRGQRHLSQDAFLAALLLSLYRDEPLFQLPFRLLTALVEIDEGFTTWRQRHALMVHRMIGGRTGTGGTSGHAYLAAAARRHRVFGDLFDLPTFLLPRSALPALPDAVAHQLRFASEAG
- a CDS encoding aminotransferase class V-fold PLP-dependent enzyme; translated protein: MTGGAAALKAHFGRALASDDRLHVAAHSHHPWPDVTRDAHLAAWDLAAAQLDDKWDTILRTVVPEAQGHVARRLGLRDPATVAFAPNTHELLVRITSALPRPFRVLTTDAEFHSAARQLARWEEAGVAHVDRVPAESFATFPERFVAAMRPEHGLVLVSHVFFDSGYVVPDLAQLVDAVPSPDALVVVDGYHAFMAVPTDLGAIASRAFYLAGGYKYAMAGEGACFAHAPAGYATRPVDTGWFAAFGALADAGDGRVGYPADAGRLAGSTTDPSGLFRFNAVQRWLDGLGVDVPAIHAHVGALQTRLLAALDAEPLAALPVTSLVPGRQVPDRGHFLTFRTDRAPEVEAALAARGVVADRRGERLRLGFGVYHDDDDVDRLAAELAIVARHA